One genomic region from Sphingobacterium sp. UGAL515B_05 encodes:
- a CDS encoding PQQ-binding-like beta-propeller repeat protein, with protein MRRPVQKMLLLLLLLCSNAMYAQYQGHVFLDGNKNKKMDGNEKGMQGIVISDGYEVFPTAADGSFSLNKNEKAKFLFVRIPAGYKASGTHYIKIDPKLKRYDFGLTPDEKQTGDKLRFIQITDTETPLYGEWIDNIRKFSQQQEAALIMHTGDICYEPGMQFHARQVNTALMGVPTYYTVGNHDLVKGEYGEKLFEDLFGPVYYSFEAGPAYFVVTPMPGGDYAPSYNQDQVIAWLKKDLALKAKDKPLVFINHDLIVGKDFVMKGKTDSIDLKQHNLKAFLYGHWHNNYSFGSRDGVAVISTNAPNKGGIDNSVAQFMVIDMDKNGVRNITPKYPYLSDHIALIYPQSRLMQISNGQKLEIGASVYHTEKSVLSVYAKLLNEQGCVLKTAKLNKASDWNWRGTLMGTASMNQKQTILLEVNYGDGTQALKKFGWNNEPASPNLLQLTWSKNLGSNVWKSSPLVQGQRVYVASIDDAIGGKSKIQALKAQSGETIWTFHTQNSVKQKLAYSNGLILATDMGGTVYGISEKDGKLIWKKDLSGGRLPGYVSAGVVDDGIYYTGAGNYLSALKADDGTIIWKNRDWNGGEGMPGELFSTNDYLITGANWNSLFVHDRRSGKLIWKRNEDGLRFRTGGASADSSSFYVAGLNNVFQLDQKTGTVIKKTQSEDDFKVMASPLLAEQLLIMPTATNGVKAFDRSSLKEKWNFQTGEALIYTSAYSTPDLHKKVGTVESGIRYAAGKLFFGGSDGYLYVLNLEGTLVQKINLGTPILAEVTIQGNKVYVADFAGNIYCFTMGKTE; from the coding sequence ATGAGACGACCAGTACAAAAAATGCTACTTCTGCTCTTACTGCTATGCAGTAACGCGATGTATGCACAATATCAGGGGCATGTCTTTTTGGACGGCAATAAGAACAAAAAGATGGATGGCAATGAAAAAGGAATGCAGGGCATTGTCATATCGGATGGGTATGAAGTTTTCCCAACAGCTGCCGATGGTAGCTTTAGCCTGAACAAGAATGAAAAGGCAAAATTTCTTTTTGTACGTATCCCCGCTGGATATAAAGCGAGCGGTACGCATTACATCAAGATTGACCCTAAATTAAAACGTTATGACTTTGGTTTAACTCCAGATGAAAAGCAGACAGGGGATAAGCTTCGATTTATCCAGATTACGGACACCGAAACACCTTTGTATGGCGAATGGATAGACAACATCCGTAAGTTTTCTCAACAACAAGAGGCCGCACTCATTATGCATACAGGCGATATCTGCTACGAACCGGGTATGCAGTTCCATGCCCGACAGGTCAATACAGCACTCATGGGCGTTCCTACTTACTACACGGTAGGTAACCACGACCTAGTCAAAGGGGAGTATGGCGAGAAGTTATTTGAAGATCTGTTTGGGCCAGTTTATTATTCCTTTGAGGCCGGACCGGCATACTTTGTCGTAACCCCGATGCCTGGAGGCGACTATGCACCGAGTTATAATCAGGATCAGGTCATCGCCTGGCTTAAAAAGGATCTGGCCCTGAAAGCGAAAGATAAACCGCTGGTTTTTATCAACCATGACCTGATTGTAGGAAAGGATTTCGTGATGAAAGGAAAAACAGATTCTATCGATTTAAAGCAGCATAACCTGAAAGCTTTCCTGTATGGGCATTGGCACAACAATTATAGTTTTGGCAGTAGGGATGGGGTAGCGGTGATATCGACAAATGCACCCAACAAAGGTGGAATAGACAATTCTGTTGCGCAATTTATGGTTATTGATATGGATAAAAATGGGGTAAGGAACATCACCCCCAAATATCCCTATCTGTCGGACCATATCGCTTTGATTTATCCGCAGAGCAGGCTGATGCAGATTTCAAACGGACAAAAGCTGGAGATTGGCGCCAGCGTATACCATACCGAAAAATCTGTTCTTTCTGTATATGCCAAGTTATTAAATGAACAGGGCTGTGTCCTAAAAACGGCCAAGTTGAATAAAGCGAGTGACTGGAACTGGCGTGGAACGCTTATGGGCACTGCGTCGATGAATCAAAAGCAGACGATCCTGCTGGAAGTGAATTATGGGGATGGCACGCAAGCCTTGAAGAAATTTGGATGGAATAACGAACCTGCTTCACCAAATTTGCTCCAGTTGACCTGGTCAAAAAACTTGGGGTCTAATGTATGGAAGAGCTCACCTCTGGTACAGGGACAGCGGGTATATGTGGCCAGTATCGATGATGCCATTGGTGGTAAAAGTAAAATTCAGGCCTTAAAAGCCCAATCCGGTGAAACCATCTGGACTTTCCATACCCAGAACTCCGTTAAGCAGAAGTTGGCCTATAGCAATGGCTTGATACTGGCGACAGACATGGGTGGCACAGTTTATGGGATTAGCGAAAAGGACGGTAAACTTATCTGGAAAAAAGATTTGAGTGGCGGAAGGCTCCCAGGATATGTAAGCGCTGGCGTTGTTGATGATGGTATTTATTATACCGGTGCAGGAAATTATCTGTCGGCATTAAAAGCTGATGATGGTACGATCATCTGGAAAAACCGGGATTGGAATGGAGGTGAGGGCATGCCCGGAGAGCTGTTCAGCACAAACGATTATTTAATTACTGGCGCAAACTGGAATAGCTTATTTGTACATGATCGCAGAAGCGGAAAACTAATATGGAAAAGAAATGAAGATGGTTTGCGTTTTAGAACGGGTGGAGCCAGTGCCGATAGCAGTTCTTTTTATGTCGCTGGACTGAACAATGTTTTTCAGTTAGATCAGAAGACAGGAACAGTAATCAAGAAGACGCAGAGCGAAGACGATTTTAAAGTGATGGCTTCGCCACTGTTGGCTGAGCAGCTACTGATTATGCCGACAGCGACCAACGGCGTAAAGGCTTTTGATCGCAGCAGCTTAAAGGAAAAATGGAATTTCCAGACGGGAGAAGCACTGATCTATACTTCTGCCTACTCAACACCGGATCTACACAAAAAAGTGGGTACTGTTGAATCTGGTATTCGCTATGCGGCCGGAAAACTGTTTTTTGGTGGATCGGATGGTTATCTATATGTATTGAATTTGGAAGGAACGCTCGTCCAAAAAATAAACCTGGGCACGCCGATATTGGCCGAAGTTACAATTCAGGGAAATAAGGTTTATGTAGCTGATTTTGCAGGAAATATATACTGTTTTACGATGGGTAAAACCGAATGA
- a CDS encoding helix-turn-helix domain-containing protein, whose translation MYSRKIPEDLDCGIVVTMKILGGKWKACILDGIQKGIKRPSELHRAIGDASPRVINMQIRELEMMGVISKKIYPGLPLKVEYNLTELGNSLLPVIAVIDRWGIENNHLIENLGEVTVG comes from the coding sequence ATGTATAGCAGAAAGATTCCCGAAGACCTCGACTGTGGTATTGTGGTGACGATGAAAATACTGGGCGGAAAGTGGAAAGCCTGTATCTTGGATGGCATCCAAAAGGGGATAAAACGTCCGAGCGAGCTGCATCGCGCAATCGGCGATGCAAGCCCGAGGGTTATCAATATGCAGATCCGCGAACTGGAAATGATGGGTGTCATCAGCAAAAAGATTTACCCCGGGCTTCCACTTAAGGTCGAATACAACCTGACCGAATTGGGCAACAGCCTATTGCCTGTCATCGCCGTCATCGACCGATGGGGTATTGAAAACAATCATCTGATCGAAAATTTAGGCGAGGTAACCGTTGGCTGA
- a CDS encoding RagB/SusD family nutrient uptake outer membrane protein yields the protein MQNIKRQLIKIGALLGVLFLIMSCNDDFMDRYPTTSVTPEVFFSNVNDLKTYTDGFYGSLSSPIADLGTDNLAHHNSGSTIDEIMRGGVSAQNAAVWSWSALRNINFFLENAGRVKGASATDVNHYIGIARFFRARFYIDKVNQYSDVPWYGKTMGTSDLELLNKKQDSRSLVVDSIMADLEFAAANIKPDGHKSTVTKWGALAQLAQFALQEGTFRKYHSYLNLSGSANTFLQRAVSAAEEIMKSAKFSISNAGGVNRAYRDLFISLNLQANPETILFIDYDKDLGRRRNAHTVLDYEWALSQTLMESYLMKDGKRFTQQADYKTKNIDQVFVNRDPRFEQTFMKPGFQAVNASTPQRLKPTLGGYNQIKFYPEIADMISWEAAYTDAFVFRYAEILLIFAEAKAELGILTSQADLDKSVNLLRARVGMPAMQLEEANANVDPILQAYYSNVKGGNVGLILEIRRERRIELACEGQRYRDVFRWEVGERLADQQQGMYVKGLGAMDVTGDGKVDIAILESAKDTGPIKDLTEDEKKSISLYYLKDANGNNTSIYLENGNSGHIMFTVARDKKKTFEKPKYYYYPVANSQMVLDGSKLVQTNFW from the coding sequence ATGCAAAATATAAAAAGACAACTAATCAAGATTGGAGCGCTGCTGGGGGTTTTGTTCCTCATCATGAGCTGTAACGATGATTTTATGGATCGGTATCCCACCACATCGGTTACTCCGGAGGTGTTTTTTAGCAATGTAAACGATCTGAAAACATATACCGATGGTTTTTATGGCAGTTTGAGTTCGCCGATAGCGGACCTTGGGACAGATAACCTGGCGCATCACAATTCTGGAAGTACCATTGATGAGATCATGCGCGGTGGGGTAAGTGCTCAGAATGCGGCGGTATGGAGCTGGTCTGCCCTGCGAAATATCAATTTCTTCCTGGAAAATGCAGGTCGTGTAAAGGGAGCTAGCGCCACCGATGTAAACCATTATATCGGTATCGCAAGGTTCTTTCGTGCACGTTTTTACATCGATAAGGTCAATCAGTATAGTGATGTGCCCTGGTATGGTAAGACCATGGGAACCTCAGATCTTGAACTCTTGAACAAGAAGCAGGATAGCCGGTCTCTTGTCGTAGATTCGATCATGGCGGATCTGGAATTTGCGGCTGCCAATATTAAACCGGACGGGCACAAATCTACAGTCACCAAGTGGGGAGCCTTGGCACAATTGGCACAGTTTGCCTTACAGGAAGGGACTTTCCGCAAATACCACAGCTATTTGAATCTGAGTGGATCGGCCAATACCTTTCTGCAGCGGGCTGTTTCCGCGGCAGAAGAGATTATGAAATCGGCTAAATTTTCGATCAGCAATGCAGGGGGTGTCAACCGGGCTTATCGGGATCTATTTATCAGCCTAAATCTACAGGCAAATCCCGAAACCATCTTATTTATCGATTATGATAAGGATCTGGGAAGAAGACGTAATGCACATACCGTATTGGACTACGAATGGGCATTAAGCCAAACGCTGATGGAGAGTTATCTGATGAAAGACGGCAAACGTTTTACGCAACAGGCCGACTATAAAACGAAGAATATTGATCAGGTATTCGTTAACCGTGATCCGCGTTTTGAGCAAACATTTATGAAACCGGGTTTCCAGGCTGTCAATGCATCAACACCACAGCGTCTCAAGCCAACCCTAGGGGGCTATAATCAGATCAAGTTTTACCCTGAAATAGCTGATATGATTAGCTGGGAAGCTGCTTATACAGATGCTTTTGTGTTTCGGTACGCTGAAATTCTTTTAATCTTTGCAGAAGCGAAGGCCGAACTGGGTATACTCACGAGCCAGGCTGATCTTGACAAATCTGTCAACCTGCTGCGTGCACGTGTGGGTATGCCGGCCATGCAGCTGGAGGAAGCAAATGCCAATGTAGATCCCATATTACAAGCTTATTACTCAAATGTGAAAGGCGGGAATGTCGGGCTTATTCTGGAAATCCGTAGAGAAAGACGTATTGAATTGGCTTGTGAAGGCCAACGCTACAGAGATGTCTTTCGCTGGGAAGTGGGCGAAAGACTGGCCGATCAGCAACAGGGTATGTATGTAAAGGGTTTGGGAGCAATGGACGTAACCGGCGACGGAAAAGTGGATATTGCGATACTCGAATCTGCAAAAGATACCGGTCCGATCAAAGATCTGACGGAAGATGAAAAAAAGAGTATTTCCCTTTACTATTTAAAGGATGCCAATGGCAATAATACGTCTATCTATCTTGAAAATGGCAACAGTGGACATATTATGTTTACGGTAGCACGGGATAAAAAGAAAACATTTGAAAAACCCAAATATTACTATTATCCGGTAGCCAATAGCCAAATGGTGCTGGATGGCAGCAAATTGGTACAGACAAATTTCTGGTAG
- a CDS encoding TonB-dependent receptor, with product MKLICVLLLAFTFGARASGYAQEVNLSLKNATIETVLKEISTQTRLRLFYDERLFENASRVDISVAGSDVRAALAKALRGRNLIFDIMGSTIVIKEKKQTDREISGVVRDASGPMAGVNVTVLGVTGLSARTDRDGRYSIRVPEKAILLFRFMGYKDAEVNVSDKNSADVLMETAESHLDEVIVVGYGTQKKINLSGAVDQIGEKFLESRPITNVGSALQGAMANLNITPTSGRANSSPGINVRGYTSLSGGGPLIVIDGVPATNDELNRMNPMDIASVTVLKDAASAAIYGSRAAFGVVLVTTKSGTTKDIKVTANSIFGAKAITRTVEIEDDPYQVMKYRNIMSAPWYNLYDEKMLEYGKQLSENPSLPRVIVDPQNPNAYIYLGSTDWFKEVYKDIQPSYTNNISIAQKNERSSFYLSGEYYRQNGMLRISPDTYDRYNFRAKGDYKITDWFTLSNNTTFTNDKYDQPSAIDQGYLYWHNVNRQPSLNTVYNPDGTYTEAGVNMIGAVAEGGRSISRNNDFQTSFGAKIDFIKNVWTLNGDATFRRISGKSHFFQLPLTYSTGPNVMNKQNFNSYASNGSSETRYNVYNIYSQYQRTLQDHYFSVMLGFNQEERIYESFSASRDQLISNSLPTIGLATGQTPSVGASDYAWSVRGAFARLNYTYKDKYILESNLRYDGSSRFPKKDRFAFNPSVSAAWVVSQENFFQPIKGTVSNFKLRGSYGSLANQDLRDNYYPYIANMSKGSGAILDGKIVPIVGSPGLVSSTLTWETITQSNFGVDVGLFKNQFFGSFDIYRRDTKDMLTAGRTLPIVLGTGVPLENAANLKTNGWELTLGYNKEFMVASKPFSFSARLNLADSRAYITKYNNPKNNLNDYYVGQELGEMWGLTTLGLFQSQEEIKAHANQNDVTSYPGTRSLEPGDLKFADINGDGKINRGDWTLDNHGDYKVIGNSRQRYSYGIDLNSSWNGIDLRVFLQGVGRRNYYPPGGDHYFWGIYAQPWASLTKFNLDHWTPENPNAYLPRPKSYVAEQSGIELAATQTKYLQNAGYLRVKNVTFGYTLPKLITDRWGVDRLRLFVSGENLFEFTKLMDYLDPEIVGDRTAYPFQRTYSFGLNFNF from the coding sequence ATGAAGTTGATTTGTGTACTGCTGCTGGCATTTACGTTTGGTGCTAGAGCATCAGGATATGCGCAAGAAGTAAATCTATCCTTGAAAAATGCTACGATTGAAACTGTTCTGAAAGAGATTTCCACGCAGACCAGGTTACGTCTTTTTTATGATGAACGGCTATTTGAAAATGCCTCGCGCGTGGATATTTCCGTGGCCGGATCTGACGTGAGGGCTGCCCTGGCGAAGGCATTGCGTGGACGTAATCTGATCTTTGATATCATGGGCAGTACCATTGTCATCAAAGAAAAAAAGCAGACGGACCGTGAGATCTCAGGTGTTGTAAGGGATGCTTCCGGGCCAATGGCTGGCGTAAACGTCACTGTATTGGGGGTAACGGGATTATCTGCACGGACCGATAGAGATGGACGCTATAGCATTCGCGTTCCCGAAAAGGCAATCCTTTTATTTCGTTTTATGGGCTATAAAGATGCCGAAGTAAATGTCTCTGACAAGAACAGCGCTGATGTATTGATGGAAACAGCAGAGTCTCACCTCGACGAGGTTATTGTGGTCGGCTACGGTACACAGAAAAAGATCAATCTGTCTGGCGCTGTGGATCAGATTGGCGAAAAGTTTCTGGAAAGCAGGCCGATTACCAATGTCGGTTCTGCCTTACAGGGGGCCATGGCCAATCTGAACATTACACCAACATCGGGGCGTGCAAATAGCTCGCCGGGCATCAATGTGCGTGGCTATACATCGCTGTCGGGTGGTGGACCGCTGATTGTGATTGACGGGGTGCCGGCAACCAACGATGAGCTCAACCGCATGAACCCCATGGATATTGCAAGCGTCACGGTGTTAAAAGATGCTGCATCGGCAGCAATCTATGGTAGCCGAGCGGCGTTTGGTGTGGTACTGGTGACCACCAAATCGGGTACAACGAAAGATATCAAGGTGACTGCCAACTCGATTTTTGGTGCCAAAGCGATTACACGTACGGTAGAGATTGAGGACGATCCTTACCAGGTAATGAAATATCGAAATATTATGTCTGCGCCCTGGTATAATCTTTACGATGAGAAAATGCTCGAATATGGAAAACAGTTAAGCGAAAACCCATCTTTACCGCGTGTAATTGTAGATCCGCAAAATCCAAATGCTTATATCTACTTGGGTTCTACAGATTGGTTTAAGGAAGTTTATAAAGATATCCAGCCTTCTTATACCAACAACATCAGCATTGCGCAAAAGAATGAACGTTCTTCGTTTTATCTCTCAGGTGAATATTATAGACAAAATGGTATGCTCCGCATTAGCCCGGATACCTATGACCGCTATAATTTCAGGGCAAAAGGCGATTATAAAATTACGGATTGGTTTACCTTGTCCAATAATACCACTTTTACAAACGACAAATATGATCAGCCTTCGGCCATTGATCAGGGCTATCTTTATTGGCATAATGTCAACCGCCAACCATCATTAAATACAGTTTACAATCCGGATGGTACCTATACCGAAGCTGGAGTGAATATGATCGGTGCTGTGGCTGAAGGTGGCCGAAGCATTAGTCGAAATAATGACTTTCAGACCAGCTTTGGTGCAAAAATCGACTTCATTAAAAATGTATGGACCTTAAATGGGGACGCAACCTTTAGACGGATTTCAGGAAAATCGCATTTCTTTCAGTTGCCGCTGACTTACAGTACTGGGCCTAATGTAATGAATAAGCAAAACTTTAACAGTTATGCATCCAATGGAAGCTCTGAAACACGTTATAATGTATACAACATTTATTCGCAATACCAACGCACACTCCAAGATCACTATTTTTCGGTGATGTTGGGTTTCAACCAGGAGGAACGGATCTATGAGTCATTTTCCGCATCCCGGGATCAGTTAATTTCCAATTCGCTGCCAACGATCGGACTTGCTACCGGTCAAACGCCTTCTGTTGGTGCTTCTGATTATGCTTGGTCAGTTCGCGGGGCTTTTGCCAGATTGAACTATACCTACAAAGACAAGTATATCCTCGAGTCTAATTTACGCTACGATGGTTCTTCTAGATTTCCTAAAAAGGACCGATTCGCATTCAACCCTTCCGTATCCGCTGCGTGGGTAGTTTCGCAAGAAAATTTCTTTCAGCCAATTAAAGGGACCGTATCTAATTTTAAACTGCGGGGATCGTATGGCTCATTGGCAAATCAGGATTTAAGGGATAACTACTACCCTTATATTGCGAATATGTCCAAAGGAAGTGGAGCCATTCTGGATGGCAAGATTGTACCTATCGTCGGTAGTCCGGGTTTAGTGTCGTCGACCTTAACTTGGGAAACCATTACGCAGTCCAATTTTGGGGTAGATGTCGGCCTGTTTAAAAATCAGTTTTTTGGTTCATTTGATATCTATCGTCGCGATACAAAAGATATGTTGACAGCTGGCCGTACCTTGCCGATCGTGTTGGGTACTGGCGTGCCGCTTGAAAATGCAGCCAACCTAAAAACAAACGGATGGGAGCTGACACTTGGCTACAATAAAGAATTTATGGTCGCCAGTAAACCATTTTCATTCTCGGCAAGACTTAACCTCGCAGATAGCAGGGCTTATATTACAAAATATAACAATCCTAAAAATAACTTAAACGATTATTACGTCGGACAGGAATTGGGTGAAATGTGGGGACTGACGACATTGGGCTTGTTTCAGTCACAAGAAGAGATCAAGGCCCATGCCAATCAAAATGATGTTACATCTTATCCCGGTACCAGAAGCTTAGAACCGGGCGATCTTAAGTTTGCCGATATCAACGGTGACGGTAAAATAAACCGGGGCGACTGGACTTTGGACAATCATGGCGATTATAAGGTTATCGGAAATTCGAGACAACGTTATAGTTATGGAATAGATCTGAATTCAAGCTGGAACGGTATTGATCTGCGTGTCTTCTTACAGGGAGTTGGAAGAAGAAATTATTACCCTCCGGGTGGTGACCATTACTTTTGGGGTATTTATGCGCAACCTTGGGCGAGTTTGACCAAATTTAATTTGGACCATTGGACACCTGAAAATCCAAATGCATACTTACCAAGACCAAAATCTTATGTGGCCGAGCAGAGCGGTATTGAACTCGCTGCCACACAGACCAAATATTTGCAGAATGCAGGCTATTTAAGGGTGAAGAACGTGACCTTCGGGTATACGCTTCCTAAGCTTATCACAGATAGATGGGGCGTAGACCGTTTACGTCTATTCGTCAGTGGTGAAAACCTCTTTGAGTTTACAAAACTAATGGATTATCTCGATCCTGAAATTGTTGGTGATCGGACGGCATATCCTTTCCAAAGGACTTACTCGTTTGGCTTAAACTTTAATTTCTAA